A genomic segment from Garra rufa chromosome 5, GarRuf1.0, whole genome shotgun sequence encodes:
- the gtf3aa gene encoding general transcription factor IIIAa, with the protein MHETKVTSSATFICSFPGCQALYNKIWKLEAHLCKHTGERPFKCEYSGCSKSFCTKYHLGRHTLTHTGERPYKCTEDGCKEGFTTNCNLKKHISRIHRQETKQYICTFEGCGKAFKKNNQLKTHECTHTQLLPFLCSHEDCGRRFSQHGKLKRHEKVHKGYSCEAEGCSFVGKTWTEMTNHKKVHIVRVKCDQCKKTFRDSWFLKQHQHVHSEERLVFHCPRDGCSRSYTTAFNLQSHILSFHEEQRSFICTHPGCGKSFSMKQSLLRHGVVHDPEKKQLKPRPKRSLASRLSGHKPKRRTKTSNSEESSVPQSSQSETTMNPHLIGQLQSFRSESCKMLKPETSQSSDLEPNKSESVVNKTKTNYPELSDPANPVVLLLEPILV; encoded by the exons ATGCATGAAACTAAAGTTACATCTAGCGCAACATTTATTTGCTCGTTTCCTGGCTGTCAAGCGTTGTACAACAAAATATGGAAGCTAGAAGCGCATCTCTGCAAACATACAGGGGAG AGGCCATTTAAGTGCGAGTACAGCGGGTGCAGCAAATCATTCTGCACCAAATATCATCTTGGTCGACATACGCTGACACACACTGGAGAAAGACCCTACAA ATGCACGGAGGATGGATGCAAAGAAGGATTCACCACAAACTGCAACTTGAAGAAACATATTTCACGTATTCACAGACAAGAGACAAAACAGTACATA TGTACATTTGAAGGATGTGGCAAAGCATTTAAGAAAAACAACCAGCTGAAGACCCATGAGTGCACGCACACCCAGCTGCTACCTTTTTT GTGTTCACATGAAGACTGCGGGAGACGGTTTTCACAACATGGTAAACTGAAGCGCCATGAGAAAGTACACAAAG GCTATTCTTGCGAGGCGGAGGGCTGCTCATTTGTGGGAAAGACCTGGACGGAGATGACAAACCACAAAAAAGTTCATATAG tcagagTAAAGTGTGATCAGTGTAAGAAAACATTCAGGGATAGCTGGTTCCTGAAGCAGCATCAGCATGTTCACTCTGAGGAGCGCTTGGTGTTCCACTGCCCCAGAGATGGATGTTCTCGCTCATACACCACCGCCTTCAACCTGCAGAGCCACATACTGTCATTCCATGAAGAACAGCGCTCCTTCATCTGCACTCATCCCGGCTGCGGCAAATCCTTTTCCATGAAG CAAAGTTTACTGCGCCATGGTGTGGTTCACGATCCTGAAAAGAAACAG CTGAAACCCCGGCCAAAGCGCTCCCTGGCGTCCCGTCTGAGCGGCCACAAACCAAAACGTCGAACAAAAACATCAAATTCAGAGGAATCTTCGGTGCCACAAAGTAGCCAATCAGAGACCACTATGAATCCTCATTTAATTGGTCAGTTGCAATCGTTCAGATCTGAAAGCTGTAAAATGCTAAAACCAGAAACCTCCCAAAGTTCTGATTTAGAGCCCAATAAATCGGAGAGTgttgtcaacaaaacaaaaactaattatCCTGAGCTCAGTGATCCTGCAAATCCAGTGGTTCTCCTTTTAGAACCCATCTTAGTGTAG